In the Sphingobacterium sp. PCS056 genome, TTCACCATCCTGAATCAATCTACCTTTACCAATTTCAATTTCTTTAAAAGGTTTTTTCCAATCAACCATTACACCATTACCTCTTGGATAACGGATTACAAAAGGACCTTTATTTTCCAATTGAGCCGTGTACATCAAATTACGCAGCTCTTCCTCGTTCATGGGTGCCGAAACCGTCATATTGGGTATGCAGCGCATAAAAGCAATATCATAAGCACCATGATGCGTAGGACCATCTGCTCCAACTACTCCCGCACGATCCAAGCAAAAAACAACGTTTAGATTTTGCAAGGCAACATCATGTATAACCTGATCAAATGCACGTTGCATAAACGATGAGTAAATATTACAGAAAGGCATTAGCCCTTGAGTTGCTAATCCCGCACTGAAGGTAACGGCATGCTGCTCGGCGATACCAACATCAAATGCACGATCAGGAAAAGCTTTCATCATAATATTCATCGATGAGCCCGATGGCATAGCGGGTGTAATACCTACTATTTTAGCATTCGTTTCGGCCAATTCGACCAATGTATTACCAAATACATCTTGATATTTTGGCGCAGTTGGTTTGTCCTGCGCAGATTTCTTGATTTCACCGGTGATTTTATCAAATAGACCTGGCGCATGCCATTTGGTTTGATCCTTTTCCGCTAAAGCGTACCCTTTTCCTTTAACTGTTACACAATGTAACAACTTAGGTCCAGGAATATGTCTAAGATCTTCCAATGTCTTAGCTAGTTTTTTGACATCATGACCATCAACAGGTCCAAAATATCTAAAATTTAACGATTCAAATAAATTAGCATTCTTGAGTAATGTTCCTTTTATGCTTTTCTCAAGCTTTTTAACCGCTCCTAAGGCATTAGGTCCCATTTCTGATATCTTAGATAGTACAGACGCGATATCATCTCTAAACCGATTATAACGCTTAGAGGTGGTGATACTGGTCAAATACTCTTTTAGTGCACCGACATTGGGGTCAATAGACATACAGTTATCATTGAGAATAACCAACAGATTTGATTTCTCAATACCCGCATGGTTTAACGCTTCAAACGCCATACCACCGGTCATCGCTCCATCACCTATAATTGCAATGTGCTGACGGTCTTTTTCTCCTTTTATCTGAGATGCTACTGCCATTCCAAGTGCTGCAGATATAGACGTAGAAGAATGCCCTACACCAAATGCATCATATATGGATTCGCCTCTTTTGGGAAATCCGGATATACCGTTAACAATTCTATTCGTATGAAAAGAATCTCTACGTCCTGTCAATATCTTGTGACCATAGGCTTGATGACCTACGTCCCATATCAATTGATCATAGGGAGTATTCATGACATAATGTAATGCCACCGTCAATTCAACAACGCCCAAACTAGCTGCAAAGTGACCACCATTAACAGAAACTAAATCAATGATATATTGACGCAATTCCTGACTAACTTGTTCTAATTGGTCTTCCTTGAGTTTTTTAAGATCAGAGGGATCATTGATTTTACTTAATAAATCTCCAGCATCAAACTGCATAGTATTGCTAATTACTTTAAAATATGGATACAAAATAACAATTTATTTATCATAACTTGGGTATTAATAACACTTTTTGTATTAGAATACTCAACAGTTGTAGAAGCTTTTAGTTTTAATAGTTTGAAATAAAAATGATTGTATAATTATGTAATTTTGTTTTTGATATGCAAGTAGAAGAAGGATACGAAATAAAATTACCACAGTTTGAAGGTCCATTTGACCTCCTCTTATTTTTTATTGAAAGAGATGAATTAAATATTCATGAAATACCTATTTCCAAAATAACGGATGATTTTCTATCCTACGTCAATCAGCTGCAGGCTTTGGATATGGAGATGGCCAGTGAA is a window encoding:
- the dxs gene encoding 1-deoxy-D-xylulose-5-phosphate synthase; this encodes MQFDAGDLLSKINDPSDLKKLKEDQLEQVSQELRQYIIDLVSVNGGHFAASLGVVELTVALHYVMNTPYDQLIWDVGHQAYGHKILTGRRDSFHTNRIVNGISGFPKRGESIYDAFGVGHSSTSISAALGMAVASQIKGEKDRQHIAIIGDGAMTGGMAFEALNHAGIEKSNLLVILNDNCMSIDPNVGALKEYLTSITTSKRYNRFRDDIASVLSKISEMGPNALGAVKKLEKSIKGTLLKNANLFESLNFRYFGPVDGHDVKKLAKTLEDLRHIPGPKLLHCVTVKGKGYALAEKDQTKWHAPGLFDKITGEIKKSAQDKPTAPKYQDVFGNTLVELAETNAKIVGITPAMPSGSSMNIMMKAFPDRAFDVGIAEQHAVTFSAGLATQGLMPFCNIYSSFMQRAFDQVIHDVALQNLNVVFCLDRAGVVGADGPTHHGAYDIAFMRCIPNMTVSAPMNEEELRNLMYTAQLENKGPFVIRYPRGNGVMVDWKKPFKEIEIGKGRLIQDGESVAILTFGAIGNEASKAILQLSEEGIHPAHYDLRFAKPLDEELLHKVFQKFEHIITVEDGCLQGGIGSAVLEFMADHHYNSKVVRLGIPDTIIEHAEQQDQWSIAYYDAQAIATECRKLAKAIKTDAMVS